The following proteins are encoded in a genomic region of Galbibacter sp. BG1:
- a CDS encoding OsmC family protein: MPTSIVTYLGALRTKCVHIKSNNSFITDAPTDNNGKGEAFSPTDTVATSLASCMLTIMGIKARDLEIDLTETTATVTKTMASEPRRISQIDIIFDIPANTDDKTKKILERAAHTCPVIYSLHPDIEKNITFNWG, encoded by the coding sequence ATGCCGACCTCGATAGTAACGTACTTGGGAGCACTTCGAACTAAGTGTGTTCATATAAAAAGTAATAATTCTTTTATTACAGATGCTCCAACCGATAACAACGGTAAAGGAGAAGCTTTTTCACCTACAGATACAGTGGCGACTTCCTTAGCGAGTTGTATGTTAACAATTATGGGAATCAAAGCCCGTGATTTGGAAATCGATTTAACAGAAACAACGGCAACGGTAACCAAAACTATGGCATCGGAGCCTAGACGTATATCTCAAATAGATATTATTTTCGATATTCCTGCCAACACCGATGATAAAACCAAAAAAATATTAGAACGTGCTGCTCATACTTGCCCTGTGATCTACAGTCTACATCCTGATATTGAAAAGAATATTACTTTTAATTGGGGCTAG
- a CDS encoding LytR/AlgR family response regulator transcription factor, with protein sequence MIIKSLIIDDEPLAIEVIQSYIQEFKNVEVVGVFRNPIEALSTIEQEEIDVIFLDINMPKMNGLEFLRNLKNHPLIIITTAYREYAIESYELEVLDYLVKPIPFNRFLKSINKLTARLMVINGVKQTIDFEQDAHIFLKVDKKLIKIFLHDILFIESLKDYIKLHSKDGTYISHKSLSSITEELPSENFIRVHKSYTIAVDKVKSLEGNLLEIENKRIPIGRNYARHTKDSILKNKGNLLNE encoded by the coding sequence ATGATTATAAAGAGTCTTATTATCGATGATGAACCACTTGCAATCGAAGTTATACAATCTTACATTCAAGAATTTAAAAATGTGGAAGTGGTCGGGGTCTTTAGAAATCCTATTGAAGCACTTTCTACCATAGAACAAGAAGAAATAGATGTTATATTTTTAGATATAAACATGCCTAAAATGAATGGTTTGGAGTTTTTAAGAAACTTAAAAAACCATCCGTTAATTATCATCACAACCGCATATCGGGAATACGCTATAGAAAGTTACGAGCTGGAGGTTTTGGATTATTTGGTAAAACCCATTCCATTTAACCGTTTTTTAAAATCCATCAACAAGCTTACAGCGCGTTTAATGGTAATAAATGGAGTGAAGCAAACCATCGATTTTGAGCAGGATGCCCATATTTTTTTGAAGGTGGACAAAAAACTCATCAAGATATTTTTACACGATATTCTCTTTATTGAAAGCCTTAAAGATTACATAAAACTCCACAGTAAAGATGGTACGTACATTTCCCATAAGTCCCTTTCTAGTATTACTGAAGAATTACCATCAGAAAATTTTATCAGGGTGCACAAGTCGTATACCATTGCGGTAGACAAAGTGAAGTCGCTGGAAGGGAATTTACTGGAAATTGAAAACAAACGAATTCCTATAGGAAGAAACTATGCTCGGCATACCAAGGACAGCATCTTGAAAAATAAAGGAAACCTTTTAAACGAATAA
- the guaA gene encoding glutamine-hydrolyzing GMP synthase, whose translation MQNNVLILDFGSQYTQLIARRVRELNIFCEIYPYNNLPEDLSTYKAVILSGSPFSVRAEDAPHPDLSQIRGKVPMLAVCYGAQYLAHFGGGEVAPSNTREYGRANLSFIAENEPFFENISVGSQVWMSHSDTIKQLPTSGKVLASTNDVQNAAYKIEGETTYAIQFHPEVYHSTDGKQLLENFLVSISGVKQTWTPDNFVDMTVAELKEKLGNDRVVLGLSGGVDSTVAAVLLNKAIGDNLYCIFVNNGLLRKNEFESVLKQYEGMGLNVKGVDSSARFLDALADVSDPELKRKAIGRVFIEVFDDEAHEINDVKWLGQGTIYPDVIESISVNGPSATIKSHHNVGGLPDFMKLKVVEPLKMLFKDEVRRVGASMGINPELLGRHPFPGPGLAIRILGDITAEKVRILQEVDAIFINGLKEWGLYNKVWQAGAILLPVNSVGVMGDERTYEKCVALRAVESTDGMTADWVNLPYEFLQKTSNDIINKVKGVNRVVYDISSKPPATIEWE comes from the coding sequence ATGCAAAACAACGTACTCATTTTAGATTTCGGTTCGCAGTACACTCAATTAATCGCTAGACGCGTAAGAGAGCTTAATATTTTCTGCGAAATTTATCCATACAATAACTTACCCGAAGACCTTTCCACCTATAAGGCCGTAATTTTATCTGGAAGTCCATTTTCTGTTAGGGCAGAAGATGCTCCGCATCCAGACCTATCGCAAATACGTGGTAAGGTACCTATGTTGGCGGTTTGTTATGGGGCACAATACCTGGCTCATTTTGGGGGCGGAGAAGTGGCACCTTCCAATACTCGCGAATACGGTAGGGCAAATCTTTCTTTTATTGCTGAAAATGAACCCTTTTTCGAAAATATTTCAGTTGGAAGCCAAGTTTGGATGAGTCATAGCGATACCATCAAACAATTACCTACTTCAGGGAAAGTTTTGGCAAGTACCAACGATGTGCAAAATGCAGCTTATAAAATTGAAGGGGAAACAACCTATGCAATTCAATTTCATCCTGAAGTTTATCATTCCACCGATGGAAAACAGCTTCTAGAAAACTTTTTGGTTAGTATTTCTGGAGTAAAACAAACGTGGACACCAGATAATTTTGTGGATATGACGGTTGCCGAACTTAAAGAAAAGTTGGGTAACGATAGAGTGGTACTGGGACTTTCAGGAGGGGTCGACTCTACGGTAGCGGCTGTTTTGTTGAACAAAGCCATCGGCGACAATCTTTACTGTATTTTTGTTAACAATGGACTGCTTCGTAAAAACGAGTTCGAAAGCGTTTTAAAGCAGTACGAGGGCATGGGACTTAATGTTAAAGGGGTCGATTCTTCGGCACGTTTTTTGGATGCTTTGGCAGATGTTAGCGATCCCGAACTAAAGCGTAAAGCAATAGGTAGGGTTTTTATAGAAGTTTTTGATGATGAAGCCCACGAAATAAACGATGTTAAATGGTTGGGGCAGGGAACCATATACCCAGATGTTATTGAATCGATTTCAGTAAACGGCCCATCGGCAACCATTAAGAGTCACCACAATGTAGGTGGATTACCAGATTTTATGAAATTAAAGGTGGTTGAGCCCCTAAAAATGCTATTTAAAGACGAAGTACGCCGCGTAGGAGCTTCTATGGGAATCAACCCAGAGCTATTAGGGAGACATCCTTTCCCTGGGCCTGGACTGGCAATTCGTATCTTAGGGGATATTACTGCTGAAAAAGTACGTATCCTGCAGGAAGTGGATGCTATTTTTATAAACGGACTCAAGGAATGGGGACTTTATAACAAAGTATGGCAAGCCGGAGCAATTTTATTGCCAGTAAATTCCGTTGGGGTGATGGGAGACGAAAGAACTTACGAAAAATGTGTAGCTTTACGTGCCGTAGAAAGCACCGATGGAATGACAGCCGATTGGGTAAATCTTCCATATGAATTTCTACAAAAAACGTCTAACGATATAATAAACAAAGTTAAAGGCGTTAATAGAGTAGTGTACGATATTAGTTCAAAACCGCCAGCAACAATCGAGTGGGAATAA
- a CDS encoding aldehyde dehydrogenase: METDITEIITSQKNYFNSGKTKDLKYRKKLLKNLKEVIENREKEICNALYADFKKCEFEVLLTETQYILAELNDTLSNLNSWARTRSVRASLINFPSSAKIIKEPYGNSLIIAPWNYPFQLALSPLIGAVAAGNTVVLKPSELTPNTSELISEIIETVFPKAYVTVIQGDKEVSQALLEERWDYIFFTGSPKVGKIVYQAAAKHLTPVTLELGGKNPCIVDETANIEQAAKRIVWGKFINGGQTCIAPDYLLVAEKVKHTLIEALKQEVIAAYTNRPKQSPDYPRIVNMDHFDRLQQLLEGQNVVYGGENDKNDLYLAPTLVDEPHLDSSIMNEEIFGPILPVLAYREDVDIENIVKRFEKPLSLYVFSKRRHYANRLMAQFSYGGGTINDTIVHFVNKRLPFGGVGNSGIGAYHGSLTFDVFSHKKSVVRRGTWLDIPLKYAPYHGKLNLAKKLKSFL, from the coding sequence ATGGAAACCGATATAACAGAAATTATAACCTCACAAAAAAACTATTTCAACAGTGGAAAAACCAAGGACCTAAAGTACAGAAAAAAACTACTGAAAAACCTGAAAGAAGTTATAGAAAACAGGGAAAAAGAAATCTGCAACGCCTTGTACGCCGATTTTAAAAAGTGTGAGTTTGAAGTTTTGCTTACCGAAACCCAATACATTCTAGCCGAATTGAATGATACCCTTAGCAATTTAAATTCTTGGGCGAGAACGAGAAGCGTAAGAGCTTCCTTGATAAATTTCCCATCTTCAGCCAAAATAATTAAAGAGCCGTATGGGAACAGTTTAATAATTGCGCCGTGGAATTATCCCTTTCAATTGGCGTTGTCACCATTAATTGGTGCTGTGGCAGCAGGGAATACAGTAGTACTTAAACCTTCGGAACTAACGCCCAATACTTCAGAACTAATTTCAGAAATAATAGAAACCGTCTTTCCCAAAGCATATGTAACTGTAATACAAGGCGACAAAGAAGTATCTCAAGCTCTATTGGAAGAACGTTGGGATTATATTTTCTTTACCGGAAGTCCGAAAGTTGGAAAAATTGTTTATCAAGCAGCGGCTAAACACCTCACTCCCGTAACTTTGGAACTGGGTGGAAAAAACCCATGTATAGTAGACGAAACAGCCAATATTGAACAAGCTGCCAAAAGAATTGTTTGGGGAAAATTTATTAATGGCGGACAAACTTGTATTGCGCCAGATTACCTCTTGGTTGCAGAAAAGGTAAAACATACACTCATAGAAGCCTTAAAGCAAGAAGTGATTGCCGCTTACACCAACCGACCAAAGCAATCTCCAGATTACCCTAGAATCGTAAATATGGATCATTTTGACCGATTGCAGCAACTGCTCGAAGGACAAAACGTCGTTTATGGAGGCGAAAATGATAAAAACGATCTCTATTTGGCACCGACCCTTGTAGATGAACCTCATTTGGACAGTAGTATTATGAACGAAGAGATTTTTGGTCCAATTCTACCTGTATTAGCATATCGAGAAGATGTGGACATAGAGAATATCGTAAAACGATTTGAAAAACCCTTATCACTTTATGTATTCTCCAAACGCCGCCATTATGCCAATCGGTTAATGGCACAATTTTCTTATGGTGGGGGTACCATAAATGATACTATTGTGCATTTTGTAAACAAAAGGCTACCATTTGGAGGTGTTGGAAACAGTGGGATTGGTGCTTACCATGGGAGCTTAACCTTTGATGTGTTTTCCCATAAAAAATCGGTGGTAAGAAGAGGTACGTGGTTGGATATCCCCTTAAAATATGCGCCCTATCATGGAAAATTAAACTTAGCGAAAAAACTCAAATCCTTTTTATAA
- a CDS encoding sugar MFS transporter, with protein sequence MTTTSQKSNTLVPIMIIAGLFFIFGFVTWINGALIPFMKTINELTDTQSYLVASASYISFVVMALPSSYIIGKVGYKKGMSLGLIVMAIGALVFIPAAEARTYWVFLSGIFIQGIGMTLLQTASNPYITILGPMESAAKRIAIMGIANKVAGALGSFIFGAILLSGIDEIQEQLTQVSQDEKTLLLNEMADSVVLPYVVMATILFLLAILITKAPLPHVEAAEVEEEVSPDGQAVVKKTSIFQFPHLWLGVLALFVYVGVEVIAGDTIISYGLSLGIPGEEAKSFTLMTLMAMVATYSLGVVLIPKYISQTTALRASAILGILFAIGIISTSGFTSVLFVAALGIANALVWPAIWPLALNGLGKFTKTGSAFLIMAISGGATIPLLYGYIVDEKKLELLESGMEMSKATAQASTTGYYLLFPCYAIILYYAFHGHKIGLKKK encoded by the coding sequence ATGACAACTACCTCTCAAAAATCCAACACCCTAGTGCCGATAATGATTATCGCTGGGCTCTTTTTCATTTTTGGATTTGTTACCTGGATCAATGGAGCTTTGATTCCTTTTATGAAAACCATCAACGAATTAACAGATACCCAATCGTATTTAGTGGCCTCGGCATCTTATATATCTTTTGTTGTGATGGCGCTTCCGTCGTCTTACATTATAGGAAAAGTAGGTTATAAAAAAGGAATGTCTTTAGGGTTAATTGTCATGGCTATCGGGGCATTGGTTTTTATTCCGGCAGCAGAAGCAAGGACATATTGGGTGTTTTTAAGCGGAATTTTTATTCAAGGAATCGGGATGACGCTTTTACAAACGGCTTCCAACCCCTACATTACCATTTTGGGTCCCATGGAAAGTGCTGCCAAACGAATAGCCATTATGGGAATAGCCAATAAGGTGGCAGGGGCCTTGGGCTCTTTTATTTTTGGAGCCATTCTTCTATCGGGTATCGATGAAATTCAAGAGCAACTTACCCAAGTTTCCCAAGACGAAAAGACATTATTATTAAATGAAATGGCAGATAGTGTTGTGTTGCCTTATGTGGTAATGGCAACAATCCTATTCCTCTTGGCAATTTTAATAACCAAAGCACCATTACCGCATGTAGAGGCTGCAGAAGTAGAGGAGGAAGTATCTCCCGATGGCCAAGCAGTTGTAAAAAAAACCAGTATTTTTCAGTTTCCACATTTATGGTTGGGGGTATTAGCCCTATTTGTATATGTAGGTGTTGAAGTAATTGCAGGGGATACCATCATTTCATACGGGTTATCACTGGGCATACCGGGAGAAGAAGCTAAATCCTTTACATTAATGACATTAATGGCCATGGTGGCCACCTATTCCTTGGGGGTGGTTCTTATCCCAAAATACATCAGTCAAACTACCGCATTGCGGGCAAGTGCTATTTTAGGAATATTATTTGCGATCGGAATTATATCCACCTCTGGTTTTACTTCGGTATTATTTGTTGCCGCGTTGGGAATTGCAAATGCACTTGTTTGGCCGGCTATTTGGCCATTGGCTTTAAATGGCTTAGGAAAGTTTACGAAAACAGGTTCTGCATTTTTAATCATGGCTATATCTGGGGGTGCTACTATCCCACTTTTATATGGATATATTGTAGACGAAAAGAAACTGGAATTATTAGAAAGTGGAATGGAAATGTCTAAAGCAACAGCTCAAGCCTCTACCACAGGTTATTACCTGCTATTTCCCTGCTATGCCATTATTTTATATTATGCGTTTCACGGACATAAAATTGGATTGAAAAAAAAATAA
- a CDS encoding LysM peptidoglycan-binding domain-containing protein: MNHSKVLLILAFLFCVTLQAQKFETHAVKQGETLESIARKYQVTPYAILKLNPEVKNGVKANTIVVIPLSEASSSSSGAATVVDPNQIERFKEHKVKRKETLYSISKEYNVSIDDLKRYNKDLYSRQLSKNEIIQIPVYKRVAGGAIPNRRGLIPHVVAPKEGPWRVAYEHGITVDSLKVLNPEMQEVLKEGDTLWVPFVAGNDKKPVEVDNYNYYTVLPKEGFYRLKVKLGVTQEEIETLNPEVKEDGLKAGMVLKLPKDKMGEMTVNNGQLIEKFSLLDSLNYNQKSKLALILPFKLDELDFNDLSTNKNKIEKDKLLSVSLDFYTGALMAIDSAKQLGLSLDVSVFDSGANPSKVSQLTTSGKLNGVDAIIGPIMPNTFNRVASDVRTLNTPVFAPFSNKGLQLYNNVFQTLPPDELLREKMLGYLKTNGVDKNIIIIADKQSTPIKTRLLSLFPGAKVINPIEDKFIRLDEINPFLSAEKDNWVIVETNSIPLLTNITGVVNSAKTEEHPITLMTTLKGSAYDSDNISNMHLSNLNFHFPTIDKLSDVKTSFSKKYSAKYGTTPNRYAIRGFDLTMDVILRLGYNKNLDYVAAHVSETEYIENKFDYKKELTGGYYNQALYIVKYDHLEIKEAKNNADLDSNVLGSTSN; the protein is encoded by the coding sequence ATGAACCATAGTAAAGTCCTTTTAATCCTTGCGTTTTTGTTTTGTGTAACCTTACAGGCACAAAAATTTGAAACACATGCCGTAAAACAAGGAGAGACCTTAGAAAGTATAGCCCGTAAATATCAAGTAACGCCCTATGCTATTTTAAAGTTAAATCCAGAAGTTAAAAACGGTGTTAAGGCCAATACTATTGTTGTTATTCCACTTTCTGAAGCTTCTTCGTCATCATCGGGAGCAGCTACGGTAGTAGATCCCAATCAAATAGAACGTTTTAAGGAACACAAAGTAAAGAGAAAAGAAACCCTTTACAGTATTTCAAAAGAATACAATGTTTCTATTGATGACTTAAAAAGGTACAATAAAGATTTATACAGTCGCCAATTAAGTAAAAACGAAATCATTCAGATCCCAGTTTACAAAAGGGTTGCTGGAGGTGCTATTCCAAATAGGAGAGGATTGATTCCTCATGTTGTGGCTCCAAAGGAGGGTCCTTGGCGCGTGGCTTACGAACATGGTATTACTGTAGATTCTTTAAAGGTTTTAAACCCAGAAATGCAGGAAGTATTAAAAGAAGGTGATACTCTTTGGGTTCCCTTTGTAGCCGGAAACGATAAAAAGCCGGTAGAGGTTGATAATTACAACTACTACACCGTGCTTCCCAAAGAAGGGTTTTACCGGTTGAAGGTAAAGTTGGGGGTTACCCAAGAGGAGATAGAAACCCTAAATCCAGAAGTTAAGGAGGATGGTTTAAAGGCTGGAATGGTGCTAAAACTGCCAAAAGATAAAATGGGAGAAATGACGGTAAATAACGGTCAGCTTATCGAGAAATTCTCATTACTGGACAGTCTAAATTACAATCAGAAATCCAAATTGGCTTTAATTCTACCTTTTAAGCTGGACGAATTGGATTTTAACGACCTTAGCACCAATAAAAATAAAATTGAAAAGGATAAATTGTTGAGTGTTTCGTTGGATTTTTATACGGGAGCTTTAATGGCCATCGACTCTGCCAAGCAATTGGGATTGTCTTTGGATGTAAGTGTATTTGACAGTGGTGCCAACCCTAGTAAAGTAAGTCAACTTACCACCAGCGGGAAACTAAATGGGGTAGACGCCATCATCGGTCCTATTATGCCTAATACCTTCAATAGGGTTGCGAGTGATGTGAGAACTTTAAATACTCCGGTTTTCGCTCCTTTTTCCAATAAAGGACTTCAATTGTACAACAATGTTTTTCAAACCTTGCCTCCAGATGAATTGTTAAGGGAGAAAATGCTAGGATACTTAAAAACAAATGGAGTGGATAAGAATATTATTATCATCGCCGATAAGCAGAGTACTCCAATAAAAACAAGATTACTGTCACTATTCCCTGGTGCAAAGGTGATTAATCCTATAGAGGATAAATTTATTCGCTTGGATGAAATCAATCCATTTCTTTCTGCGGAAAAAGATAATTGGGTAATCGTTGAAACCAATAGTATTCCGTTGCTTACCAATATTACGGGAGTGGTAAATTCAGCAAAAACTGAAGAACATCCTATAACATTAATGACTACTTTAAAAGGAAGTGCTTACGACAGTGATAATATTTCTAATATGCATTTATCGAATCTTAATTTTCACTTCCCTACCATTGATAAATTATCGGATGTAAAAACAAGTTTCAGTAAAAAATATAGCGCTAAGTATGGCACTACACCCAATCGTTATGCCATTAGGGGGTTCGATCTTACCATGGATGTTATTTTGAGGTTGGGTTACAATAAAAATTTAGATTATGTAGCAGCTCATGTAAGTGAAACGGAATACATAGAGAATAAGTTTGATTATAAGAAAGAGCTTACCGGGGGTTATTACAACCAGGCCCTTTACATCGTAAAATACGATCATTTAGAAATTAAAGAAGCAAAAAACAATGCCGACCTCGATAGTAACGTACTTGGGAGCACTTCGAACTAA
- a CDS encoding DUF2911 domain-containing protein, with translation MKKLIVLACALLGGFALNAQVVTPQPSPTSKLEQKVGLTDVTVAYSRPSMRGRAVFGDLVPYGALWRTGANQNTIVTFSDDVKIGGKELKKGSYALFTKPGKDNWEVMFYTDTNNWGTPQEWDESKVALKTTAKTFKLPFEVETFTIDVDNLTNNGASLGIVWENTYVEIPFEVPTQEKAMASIEKVMGGPQGGDYYAAAVYYLQEGKNLDQAQEWIDKAIATQKEAPFWMLRQKSLILAAKGDKKGAIETAKQSLAAAEKAGNKDYVKLNQDSLAEWGAK, from the coding sequence ATGAAAAAATTAATTGTATTGGCCTGCGCACTTTTGGGCGGTTTCGCTTTAAATGCACAGGTAGTGACACCACAACCAAGTCCGACTTCCAAATTGGAACAAAAAGTTGGATTAACCGATGTTACTGTTGCCTACTCAAGGCCTTCCATGCGTGGTAGGGCTGTTTTTGGAGATTTAGTGCCTTACGGTGCGCTATGGCGTACAGGTGCAAACCAAAATACGATTGTAACTTTTAGCGATGATGTTAAAATTGGAGGAAAGGAATTGAAAAAGGGAAGTTATGCACTTTTTACAAAGCCAGGAAAGGATAATTGGGAGGTAATGTTTTACACAGACACTAATAATTGGGGAACTCCACAAGAGTGGGATGAAAGTAAAGTAGCACTTAAAACAACCGCAAAGACTTTTAAATTACCTTTTGAAGTAGAAACATTTACAATCGATGTGGATAACCTAACCAACAACGGTGCTTCTTTGGGAATTGTTTGGGAGAATACCTATGTGGAAATTCCGTTTGAAGTTCCTACTCAAGAAAAAGCCATGGCCAGTATTGAGAAAGTTATGGGCGGACCTCAGGGAGGAGATTACTATGCTGCTGCTGTTTATTATTTACAGGAAGGAAAAAACTTGGATCAGGCGCAAGAGTGGATCGATAAAGCTATTGCTACACAAAAAGAAGCTCCGTTTTGGATGCTAAGACAAAAATCCCTTATTCTAGCTGCCAAGGGAGATAAAAAAGGAGCTATTGAAACGGCCAAACAGTCCTTGGCTGCAGCAGAAAAAGCTGGCAACAAAGATTACGTAAAACTTAATCAAGATTCCTTAGCCGAGTGGGGAGCTAAATAA
- a CDS encoding cryptochrome/photolyase family protein yields MKDKISIFWFRRDLRLDDNVGFLEALKGDFPVLPIFIFDKEILDKLPEDDARVTFIHKKLQEMREELQEEHSSSIALYHGKPLDVYKYLVKNYEVQTVYTNRDYEPYAKERDGEISDFLASEDVEFKTFKDQVFFEKDEVVKDDGDPYVVYTPYMKKWKENFSKNDLTVHYTSQYLDNLVENTRLPQLSLADMGFKKSKIEVKDYDVTPSMLDNYKDTRNFPAAHGTSNISVHLRFGTVGYRKILKKAVEAKEETFWNELIWREFFMQILWHFPETVDNAFREKYDRIEWRNNEKEFDKWCKGETGYPLVDAGMRQLNKSGYMHNRVRMVVASFLCKHLLIDWRWGEAYFAEKLLDYEMSSNVGNWQWAAGSGVDAAPYFRIFNPTTQIKKFDKDLEYINNWVEDYNELSYPDKMVDHKEARERCLKTYKSALN; encoded by the coding sequence ATGAAAGATAAAATTTCCATTTTCTGGTTCCGTAGGGATCTAAGACTCGATGATAATGTTGGCTTTTTGGAAGCTTTAAAAGGCGATTTTCCTGTGTTGCCCATATTTATTTTTGACAAAGAAATACTGGACAAACTTCCGGAAGATGACGCGCGCGTAACCTTTATCCATAAAAAGCTTCAAGAAATGCGAGAGGAGCTTCAAGAAGAACATAGCAGTTCTATTGCCCTTTACCATGGAAAACCCCTAGATGTTTATAAATATTTAGTGAAGAATTACGAGGTACAAACCGTTTATACCAATAGGGATTATGAACCATACGCAAAGGAAAGAGATGGAGAAATTTCTGATTTTTTGGCTTCTGAAGATGTTGAATTCAAAACTTTTAAAGATCAAGTATTTTTTGAAAAGGATGAAGTGGTGAAAGATGATGGCGACCCTTATGTGGTGTACACCCCTTATATGAAGAAATGGAAAGAGAATTTCAGTAAAAACGATTTAACCGTTCATTATACCAGTCAATATTTAGATAATTTGGTTGAAAACACCCGTTTGCCACAGCTAAGTTTAGCTGATATGGGCTTTAAAAAATCGAAGATCGAAGTTAAAGATTACGATGTAACCCCTTCCATGCTCGATAACTATAAGGACACCAGAAATTTTCCTGCAGCGCATGGTACCTCAAACATAAGTGTTCACTTGCGTTTTGGTACCGTTGGATATAGAAAAATACTTAAAAAAGCGGTAGAAGCTAAAGAAGAAACCTTTTGGAACGAACTCATTTGGAGAGAGTTTTTCATGCAAATTCTTTGGCATTTTCCAGAAACCGTAGACAATGCCTTCAGGGAGAAATACGACCGAATAGAATGGCGAAACAATGAAAAAGAGTTTGACAAATGGTGCAAAGGTGAAACTGGCTATCCTCTGGTAGATGCTGGAATGCGACAATTGAACAAGAGCGGTTATATGCATAATCGAGTAAGAATGGTCGTTGCAAGTTTTTTGTGTAAACACCTTTTAATAGACTGGCGTTGGGGCGAAGCTTATTTTGCGGAAAAATTATTGGATTACGAAATGTCTAGCAATGTGGGTAACTGGCAATGGGCGGCAGGAAGTGGAGTTGATGCCGCACCGTATTTTAGAATTTTTAATCCGACTACGCAGATAAAAAAATTTGATAAAGACTTGGAATACATTAACAACTGGGTGGAAGATTACAACGAACTTTCCTATCCCGATAAAATGGTAGACCATAAAGAAGCTCGGGAACGTTGTTTAAAGACTTACAAATCTGCTTTAAACTAA
- a CDS encoding DUF2306 domain-containing protein has translation MKTLARRSIWVLFAFMCIGIGLYPIIYFLIDGNFGLLLNKTPELLADQIWNIAFYGHITLGGLALLIGWMQFSSKLRRRNIKLHRNIGKIYIFAVLISGTCGVYIAQFATGGISNSIGFTLSGLVWLSTTALAYNAIVKGKIREHQNYMIYSYAVCFSAVTLRIWLPALTAILGEFRLAYLIVGWLSWVPNLVVAYFIIKKIHPKPYPQQI, from the coding sequence ATGAAGACCTTAGCAAGAAGAAGTATTTGGGTGCTATTTGCATTTATGTGCATTGGCATCGGGCTCTATCCAATAATTTATTTTTTAATCGATGGTAATTTTGGCTTGTTACTCAACAAAACTCCAGAATTACTAGCTGATCAAATATGGAATATTGCGTTTTATGGACATATAACACTTGGAGGTCTTGCACTGCTTATAGGATGGATGCAATTCAGTTCGAAACTTCGAAGAAGAAATATTAAATTACATAGAAACATCGGTAAAATATACATTTTTGCAGTTTTAATAAGCGGAACTTGTGGCGTGTATATTGCACAATTTGCTACGGGAGGAATAAGCAATAGTATTGGTTTTACCTTAAGCGGTTTGGTTTGGTTAAGTACAACAGCTTTAGCCTATAACGCGATTGTTAAAGGGAAAATTAGAGAGCATCAGAACTATATGATATACAGCTATGCAGTTTGTTTTTCCGCCGTAACATTACGTATTTGGCTACCTGCGTTAACCGCAATTTTAGGAGAATTTCGTCTTGCATATCTTATTGTAGGTTGGTTGAGTTGGGTACCAAATTTGGTTGTTGCTTACTTTATTATAAAAAAGATACATCCCAAACCATATCCTCAGCAAATTTAG